A part of Terriglobus roseus genomic DNA contains:
- a CDS encoding formylglycine-generating enzyme family protein → MRPGATACTPSTHRDWLADNIHWRTERRIRIGYDGSRYGLPQLQWAQHSFIQPQMMVHDRYLYDPVTGKYTVDRYLDDLQKRYGGIDAVLVWAVYPNVGIDDRNQHDITRTMPGGTEGLKQMVADFHKRGVKVLFPMMMWDQGTRDPGTDWPTAFAQFMKEIDADGVNGDTQDGVPLAFSLAAEKAGHPLAFEPENGPSDEGLAWNVLTWGQYQYTFAPGVDRYRWLEPRHQVNIQGRWDRDKTNALQYAFFNGEGWESWENVWGIWNGVTPRDAEATRRVATIERAVAPYFASDGWEPYYPTLRYGVFASRWPLADQTVWTIVNRNEYNVDGNQMTMPHKQGMRYFDLYHGVELKPEIKGDQAVLSFSTEAHGYGAIATTNGELDPKLKELMGKMKEMTAKPLSSYSHEWHFLPQQMVEIASSTRASSAPEGMVRIDGADYLFRVQGIEIEGSDDVGVDVQYGWEDSPRRFHEHPMQIKPFFMDKYPVTNAEFKKFMDATHYQPKDSLNFLKDWKNGSYPEGWANKPVTWVSMEDAREYAKWAGKRLPHEWEWQYAAQGNDGRTFPWGNCDWLGGARGGGPLGCPADPKALAPALDSGRTLPPPSDVDSHPQGASPFGVMDMVGNVWQWTDEYQDDHTRAAIIRGGSHYRAAGSLWYFPEAYRNDQHGKLLLMAPSIDRSGTLGFRCVKDAQ, encoded by the coding sequence ATGCGGCCTGGGGCTACTGCATGTACTCCATCCACGCATCGGGATTGGCTTGCCGATAACATTCATTGGCGCACGGAACGCCGCATTCGTATCGGCTACGACGGATCGCGATACGGTCTGCCTCAGCTGCAATGGGCGCAGCACAGCTTTATCCAGCCTCAGATGATGGTGCATGACCGCTATTTGTACGATCCCGTCACGGGCAAATACACCGTCGATCGTTATCTTGATGACTTGCAGAAGCGTTATGGCGGCATTGATGCGGTGCTCGTCTGGGCGGTCTATCCAAACGTAGGCATCGACGACCGGAATCAACACGACATCACGCGCACAATGCCCGGTGGCACGGAAGGTCTGAAGCAGATGGTTGCAGACTTTCACAAACGCGGCGTGAAAGTTCTGTTTCCCATGATGATGTGGGATCAGGGGACGAGAGATCCGGGAACGGATTGGCCAACAGCCTTTGCACAATTCATGAAAGAGATCGATGCCGACGGCGTAAACGGTGACACGCAAGATGGCGTTCCGCTGGCGTTCTCACTTGCTGCTGAGAAGGCTGGACATCCTTTGGCGTTTGAACCGGAAAACGGGCCCAGCGACGAAGGTCTTGCATGGAACGTGCTGACATGGGGCCAATACCAGTACACATTTGCTCCCGGCGTCGACAGATACAGGTGGCTGGAACCGCGGCATCAGGTGAACATTCAGGGGCGGTGGGATCGCGATAAAACGAACGCTTTGCAGTACGCCTTCTTTAACGGTGAAGGCTGGGAAAGTTGGGAGAATGTCTGGGGTATCTGGAACGGAGTAACTCCGCGAGATGCTGAGGCAACGCGCCGCGTAGCAACGATTGAGCGCGCCGTAGCTCCGTATTTCGCGAGCGATGGATGGGAGCCGTACTATCCGACGTTGCGCTACGGTGTCTTTGCAAGCCGCTGGCCGCTGGCGGATCAGACCGTGTGGACCATCGTGAACCGTAATGAATATAACGTCGATGGAAATCAGATGACCATGCCCCATAAGCAAGGCATGCGCTACTTCGATCTCTATCACGGCGTAGAACTCAAGCCTGAAATTAAGGGCGATCAGGCGGTTCTTTCTTTCTCGACTGAAGCCCACGGCTACGGAGCGATCGCCACTACTAACGGAGAGTTGGATCCCAAGCTAAAAGAGCTGATGGGAAAGATGAAGGAGATGACTGCCAAGCCATTGTCCAGCTATTCGCACGAGTGGCACTTCCTGCCACAACAGATGGTGGAGATCGCATCTTCAACGCGCGCTTCCTCTGCACCCGAAGGAATGGTTCGCATCGACGGTGCTGACTATCTCTTCCGCGTACAAGGAATCGAGATTGAAGGCAGCGATGATGTTGGCGTTGATGTTCAGTACGGATGGGAAGATAGCCCACGCCGTTTTCATGAACACCCCATGCAGATCAAACCATTCTTCATGGACAAGTATCCGGTGACCAATGCGGAGTTCAAGAAGTTCATGGATGCCACGCATTATCAACCCAAAGACAGCCTCAATTTCCTGAAGGATTGGAAGAACGGTTCCTATCCCGAAGGATGGGCTAATAAGCCGGTCACTTGGGTATCGATGGAAGATGCTCGTGAATATGCCAAGTGGGCCGGCAAACGACTCCCACATGAGTGGGAGTGGCAGTACGCTGCGCAAGGCAATGATGGCCGCACATTTCCATGGGGCAACTGCGATTGGCTTGGAGGAGCGCGTGGCGGAGGTCCACTTGGCTGCCCTGCAGATCCTAAGGCCCTTGCGCCTGCCCTGGATAGCGGTCGCACACTGCCGCCTCCCAGCGATGTCGATTCACATCCTCAAGGAGCAAGCCCTTTCGGCGTGATGGATATGGTGGGCAACGTATGGCAGTGGACTGACGAGTATCAGGATGATCACACCCGCGCCGCTATTATTCGCGGCGGTAGCCACTATCGCGCAGCGGGTTCGCTCTGGTACTTCCCCGAAGCATACAGAAACGATCAGCATGGAAAGCTACTGTTAATGGCTCCAAGCATTGACCGTTCAGGCACGCTCGGCTTCCGCTGTGTGAAGGACGCACAGTGA
- a CDS encoding cupin domain-containing protein, protein MVSISSSVNLETAPAYWFLNSLHLLLALNETEEGAYSLLHLTAPPQFETPYHLHHDEDEAFYILDGEVTVIRDGEEIVAGPGSYIFLPRGVPHGFKSSSDKDSHVLIHAIPGGKVGFVAMMLAMATPIQDRHKLPEPTPSDFKRLAELCEQNKISILGPLPS, encoded by the coding sequence ATGGTTTCGATATCGTCCAGTGTCAATCTAGAAACCGCACCCGCGTACTGGTTTCTTAACTCTCTTCATCTTCTCTTGGCTCTAAATGAAACGGAAGAGGGTGCTTATTCTCTACTCCATCTCACCGCTCCACCTCAGTTCGAAACGCCCTACCACCTTCATCACGATGAAGACGAAGCGTTCTACATTCTTGACGGTGAGGTGACAGTCATTCGAGACGGAGAAGAGATCGTGGCTGGACCTGGAAGCTACATCTTCCTACCTCGCGGCGTACCCCACGGATTCAAGAGCAGCAGCGACAAAGATTCACACGTACTCATCCATGCAATTCCGGGCGGCAAGGTCGGGTTTGTCGCGATGATGCTAGCGATGGCCACCCCAATTCAAGATCGCCACAAATTGCCTGAGCCCACGCCCTCGGACTTCAAAAGGCTTGCAGAACTTTGTGAGCAGAACAAGATCAGCATCCTCGGTCCCCTTCCCAGCTGA
- a CDS encoding NAD-dependent succinate-semialdehyde dehydrogenase: protein MFTSINPATGVEVAMYEEIDLVELENRLVLASSAFESWRTSLMTERQELLTRIADNFETNKHRLAAMATTEMGKTYSSAIAEAEKCAAVFRYYAQHGVELLQSTTTKLPSGKTAETIWLPLGAILAIMPWNFPYWQVARFIAPTIMAGNVGLLKHAPNVQGCAALLEEVVQTAGAPTGVFQNLPIQLSVIPDLIADDRVAAVTLTGSERAGCAVGAQAGGALKKVVLELGGSDPFIVMPSANLDEAVPQAVKARIQNTGQSCICGKRMIVHADIYDEFLERFVSAMKAVKAGDPLKPDTDMGPLSSLAQRDLILKQIEKAKQEGARLLVGGEVLEGRGAYLSAGVLVDLPTNSSLMREEIFGPIAIVLKAENIDEAIEIANDVPYGLGSSVWTNDFAEQGRFAREIEAGMTAFNQILVSMPEVSFGGIKRSGHGRELGSLGLHEFMNAKTVLYSH, encoded by the coding sequence ATGTTCACAAGCATCAATCCCGCTACCGGCGTCGAAGTGGCAATGTACGAAGAAATCGATTTGGTGGAACTGGAGAACCGTCTTGTGCTGGCTTCCTCTGCCTTCGAATCCTGGCGAACATCCTTGATGACGGAGCGGCAGGAACTACTCACCAGGATTGCAGACAATTTCGAGACAAATAAGCATCGCCTGGCAGCGATGGCAACGACGGAGATGGGCAAGACCTACTCATCCGCGATTGCCGAAGCGGAAAAATGTGCCGCTGTATTTCGGTACTACGCTCAACACGGTGTTGAACTACTGCAGAGCACAACAACGAAATTACCGAGCGGGAAGACCGCTGAGACAATCTGGCTTCCCCTCGGAGCCATACTCGCGATCATGCCCTGGAACTTCCCCTATTGGCAGGTTGCCCGTTTCATTGCTCCGACAATTATGGCCGGCAACGTAGGGTTGCTGAAGCATGCGCCTAATGTTCAAGGTTGCGCAGCACTCCTTGAGGAGGTGGTTCAAACGGCCGGGGCACCGACTGGAGTTTTCCAGAATCTTCCAATTCAGCTATCAGTGATTCCAGATTTGATCGCTGACGATCGCGTCGCAGCAGTGACTCTTACTGGGAGCGAAAGAGCAGGTTGTGCGGTAGGGGCTCAAGCTGGTGGAGCGCTGAAAAAAGTTGTCCTTGAACTAGGTGGGTCCGACCCTTTCATCGTAATGCCCTCTGCGAATCTTGACGAAGCTGTCCCCCAGGCAGTGAAGGCGCGAATTCAAAACACTGGTCAGTCCTGCATCTGTGGCAAGCGGATGATTGTGCATGCGGATATCTATGACGAGTTCTTGGAGAGATTTGTCTCCGCGATGAAAGCAGTCAAGGCTGGTGACCCTCTGAAGCCGGACACTGACATGGGGCCGCTTTCAAGCCTTGCGCAACGCGATCTTATCTTGAAACAGATTGAGAAAGCGAAGCAGGAGGGGGCGCGACTCCTCGTAGGTGGCGAAGTTCTTGAGGGCAGGGGGGCCTATCTATCTGCTGGAGTTTTGGTAGATTTGCCAACCAACAGTTCTCTCATGCGAGAAGAGATCTTTGGACCTATAGCAATTGTCCTGAAAGCGGAAAATATTGATGAGGCAATTGAGATCGCGAATGATGTTCCGTACGGTCTCGGGTCTTCGGTGTGGACGAATGATTTTGCGGAACAGGGACGTTTTGCTCGTGAGATAGAAGCCGGGATGACTGCGTTCAATCAAATCTTGGTGTCTATGCCTGAGGTTTCCTTCGGAGGCATCAAGCGGTCAGGTCATGGGCGAGAGTTAGGTTCATTGGGACTGCACGAATTCATGAATGCCAAGACGGTGCTGTATTCGCACTAG
- a CDS encoding PP2C family protein-serine/threonine phosphatase: MNDLQIASRAFRTALLASERRRILGVTAFLLIFAIAIIARVLVFSSHMSPWGAVFLLVVVAYELWILHKVGRALETGQDLSDWLLWFNILAEVAVPVLGVAYFSSPLLAVDYRAVATPWVLALFPLIMLSVLRLNPLVSRVLGFIAACGFLASACYLGWRLNLQELRAHTAAETAVIFYAAVLLASGFIAGMVSSEVRSHVEAALHEAEVERQLKQVEHDLEIARSIQQSLLPRIRPTVNGLEISGWNLPADATGGDYFDWTPLRDGRVVVTLADVTGHGIGPALLASLCRAYARSSFDIHADVGHAMQHINRFFGEDLPAGKFATFVAAVCSTEEAKVELLSAGHGPLFVYSSAQDTFAQFGAQAIPLGLLPELNSAEPIVLHLDEGDMVVLATDGFFEWEDASGEQFGLERLEHAVRKARHLAPEEIIAELYHAVRDFAAGTKQMDDLTAVVIKRVPLAA; this comes from the coding sequence ATGAACGATCTGCAGATCGCATCGCGGGCTTTTCGTACAGCGCTTCTCGCCAGTGAGCGTCGCCGCATCCTCGGCGTAACTGCTTTTTTGTTGATATTCGCCATCGCCATCATAGCGAGGGTCCTAGTCTTCAGCTCCCACATGAGCCCATGGGGAGCGGTGTTTCTATTGGTTGTAGTGGCTTACGAGTTGTGGATACTCCACAAGGTCGGTAGGGCGCTTGAAACGGGCCAGGATCTTTCGGATTGGTTGCTGTGGTTCAACATACTGGCTGAGGTCGCGGTGCCGGTTTTGGGCGTGGCCTACTTCTCCAGTCCATTGCTGGCGGTCGACTATAGGGCTGTGGCGACACCTTGGGTGCTCGCATTGTTTCCACTCATCATGCTGTCTGTACTACGCCTCAATCCGCTGGTCTCTCGGGTGCTTGGTTTCATAGCTGCATGCGGCTTTTTGGCGAGCGCCTGTTATCTGGGGTGGCGGCTCAACTTACAAGAGCTGCGTGCACATACGGCTGCGGAGACCGCCGTAATTTTCTATGCAGCCGTGCTACTTGCAAGCGGCTTCATTGCCGGCATGGTAAGCAGCGAGGTCCGGAGTCATGTAGAAGCCGCATTGCATGAGGCAGAAGTCGAGAGGCAGCTAAAGCAGGTGGAACATGACCTGGAGATCGCGCGATCCATTCAACAGTCACTGTTACCGCGGATACGACCGACCGTGAATGGACTTGAGATCAGTGGGTGGAACCTTCCAGCGGATGCAACGGGTGGCGACTACTTCGACTGGACGCCGCTACGCGATGGACGCGTCGTCGTGACTTTGGCGGATGTGACGGGGCACGGAATAGGCCCTGCGTTGCTCGCATCGTTATGCCGTGCTTATGCGCGATCAAGTTTCGACATACATGCGGATGTAGGGCACGCCATGCAGCACATCAATCGCTTCTTCGGCGAAGACCTTCCAGCCGGAAAGTTTGCGACGTTTGTGGCGGCAGTGTGCTCGACTGAGGAGGCGAAGGTTGAACTGCTATCGGCAGGGCATGGGCCGTTGTTCGTTTACTCATCGGCGCAAGACACCTTTGCCCAATTCGGTGCGCAGGCGATTCCGCTCGGCCTACTGCCAGAGTTGAACTCCGCCGAACCCATCGTGCTGCATCTGGATGAAGGGGATATGGTAGTGCTGGCTACGGATGGCTTCTTCGAGTGGGAAGACGCATCAGGTGAGCAGTTCGGGTTGGAGCGCCTAGAGCACGCAGTTCGCAAGGCGCGTCATCTCGCTCCAGAAGAGATCATCGCTGAGCTCTATCATGCGGTGAGAGACTTCGCCGCAGGCACAAAACAGATGGACGATCTGACTGCTGTAGTCATCAAGCGCGTGCCACTTGCCGCATAG
- a CDS encoding phospholipase D-like domain-containing protein, whose amino-acid sequence MSRTLVVLPDDSAQPILDAIAGARSSIRIKMFIFSDPQLLASTIAAHRRGVKVRIMLNPSRRNGQKENEASRKMLVDAGVNVIDSNPAYDLTHEKSMVIDDEVAFVESLNWQTKNLTVTRDYAVVTHHRHEVAEIIECFEADWHRTEFLAGDRSRLIWCVGNGRERLAQLIDDAKHSLWLQNERYQDPVIIEHLVRASQRGVKIHLMARAPHTLKKDKLVEGVSGLRILHDVGVKVHRMRHLKLHAKLLLADGKRAIIGSINLAPGSFDSRRELAIALDDKPLVTRIESVLHHDWANSKPMDLSDKGLLAELSGVDDDVKESLAL is encoded by the coding sequence ATGTCCCGTACCCTAGTTGTTTTACCCGATGACTCCGCACAGCCGATCCTTGATGCCATCGCAGGCGCTCGCAGTTCCATTCGTATCAAGATGTTCATCTTCTCGGATCCGCAGCTACTTGCCAGCACAATTGCTGCACATCGCCGTGGAGTAAAAGTGCGCATCATGCTCAACCCGTCGCGCCGCAATGGGCAAAAAGAGAACGAGGCTTCTAGAAAGATGCTCGTTGATGCTGGAGTGAATGTTATTGATAGCAATCCTGCATACGACCTGACTCATGAGAAGTCCATGGTCATAGACGATGAGGTAGCGTTCGTAGAATCGTTGAACTGGCAGACGAAGAACCTCACCGTCACGCGCGACTATGCTGTGGTAACGCACCATCGTCACGAGGTTGCAGAAATCATCGAATGTTTTGAGGCAGACTGGCATCGGACGGAATTTCTCGCAGGGGACCGCTCGCGCTTAATCTGGTGCGTGGGCAATGGCCGCGAGCGACTCGCGCAGCTCATTGACGACGCGAAGCATTCCTTGTGGTTGCAAAACGAACGCTACCAGGACCCCGTTATCATCGAACACCTCGTACGCGCCTCGCAGCGCGGGGTAAAGATTCATTTGATGGCTCGCGCCCCCCACACGCTTAAGAAAGACAAGCTGGTCGAAGGCGTAAGCGGTCTGCGTATCTTGCATGATGTCGGTGTGAAAGTTCATCGGATGCGTCATCTCAAACTACATGCCAAATTGTTGCTCGCCGACGGCAAGCGAGCCATCATCGGTTCCATCAATCTGGCTCCAGGCAGCTTTGACAGCCGCCGCGAACTTGCCATTGCACTTGACGATAAACCGTTGGTAACACGCATCGAATCCGTGCTTCATCACGACTGGGCTAACTCTAAGCCGATGGATCTATCCGACAAGGGCCTGCTGGCAGAGCTGAGCGGGGTGGATGATGATGTGAAGGAATCCCTCGCACTCTAG
- a CDS encoding ABC transporter ATP-binding protein, with product MLKFIRALIQPYRRTLCVIFLAMLVEAGMSLAAPWPLKIILDDVVKKHGQPTGISRFMYDHFAHGDPMHFAAVIAILFVVIAILGSVASYIDNYYTESVGQWVAYDLRLKVYTHLQRLSLGYYSTHETGSILSTLTTDIQTIQGFASSQTLNILVDMLTIVCMLGLMFWLNWDFTLIALAVTPFLLLFVSRFKKSVKAATHEVRKQQSEIVSVVQEGLQSMQVVEAFGQEKTEERMLADVSQSAVNAALKARSVKSLLSPVVSITVAACTALVLWRGSALILAGSMSIGSLTVYLAYLSRFFKPVKDLATTTNAIAQVSVGTERVRAILDADGSIPDDPNGIEPESLRGEIEMRHVAFGYDAETKVLSDVSVTIKPGDFVGVVGMTGSGKSTLMSLLPRFYDVSSGELLVDGEDVRKYKLAWLRNQIGYVMQETILFRGTILDNILFGHPGATRDDAIEAAKLANADEFITRMPLGYDTVVGERGSTLSGGQRQRIGIARVMIRRNPILLLDEPTAALDTESEKLVIDGLEKLMRDKTVIAIAHRLSTIRNANLILVLANGVIAESGTHEELLSRNGIYAGLYHVQFNAASETATEISSPIDQTRNIECPVP from the coding sequence ATGCTGAAGTTCATCCGAGCCCTGATCCAACCCTACCGCCGCACGCTGTGTGTCATCTTCCTTGCCATGCTGGTGGAAGCGGGCATGAGCCTGGCAGCGCCGTGGCCGTTGAAGATCATCCTCGACGATGTGGTGAAAAAGCATGGCCAGCCGACCGGCATTTCCAGGTTCATGTACGACCATTTCGCGCATGGCGATCCAATGCATTTCGCGGCCGTTATCGCCATCTTGTTTGTTGTGATCGCGATCCTCGGCAGTGTCGCTTCCTACATCGATAACTACTACACCGAAAGCGTTGGTCAGTGGGTTGCGTATGACCTTCGACTGAAGGTCTATACGCACTTACAGCGGCTTTCGCTCGGCTATTACAGTACGCACGAGACGGGCTCCATCCTGAGCACACTTACCACGGACATCCAGACAATCCAGGGGTTTGCATCTTCACAAACGCTGAACATCCTGGTCGACATGCTCACGATCGTATGCATGCTTGGACTTATGTTCTGGCTGAACTGGGATTTCACGCTTATTGCGCTGGCGGTCACACCGTTCCTTCTGCTGTTCGTCTCTCGTTTCAAGAAATCCGTCAAGGCGGCTACGCACGAGGTCCGCAAACAGCAAAGTGAGATTGTCTCCGTTGTGCAGGAGGGCCTTCAATCCATGCAGGTGGTGGAGGCCTTCGGTCAGGAAAAGACCGAGGAACGCATGCTTGCCGATGTCAGCCAATCCGCAGTCAATGCGGCGTTGAAAGCTCGCAGCGTAAAGTCGCTCTTGTCGCCGGTGGTAAGCATTACTGTCGCCGCCTGCACTGCTCTTGTTCTGTGGCGCGGTTCGGCCCTCATTCTCGCTGGTTCAATGAGCATCGGCTCGCTCACCGTCTATCTTGCCTATCTCAGCCGTTTCTTCAAGCCAGTGAAGGATCTCGCAACAACCACAAACGCCATCGCACAGGTCTCTGTTGGTACAGAGCGTGTGCGCGCCATTCTGGATGCAGACGGCTCTATCCCCGATGACCCAAATGGCATAGAGCCGGAATCCTTACGCGGCGAGATTGAGATGCGTCACGTGGCGTTTGGCTATGACGCGGAAACAAAGGTCCTGTCGGACGTTTCCGTCACGATCAAGCCGGGCGACTTTGTCGGCGTTGTCGGCATGACCGGCAGCGGCAAGTCCACGTTGATGAGCCTGTTGCCGCGCTTTTATGACGTTAGCTCGGGCGAGCTACTCGTCGATGGTGAAGATGTGCGTAAGTACAAGCTCGCATGGCTCCGCAATCAAATCGGCTACGTTATGCAGGAGACGATTCTCTTTCGAGGAACGATTCTCGACAATATCCTCTTCGGCCACCCAGGAGCAACGCGTGATGATGCCATTGAGGCCGCGAAGCTTGCCAATGCGGATGAGTTCATCACGCGCATGCCACTTGGCTATGACACTGTTGTCGGCGAACGCGGCTCGACACTCTCGGGCGGCCAGCGCCAGCGCATCGGTATCGCCCGTGTCATGATCCGTCGTAACCCGATCCTGTTGCTCGATGAACCCACCGCGGCGCTCGATACGGAATCGGAAAAGCTCGTCATCGACGGGCTTGAGAAGCTCATGCGCGACAAGACCGTTATCGCCATCGCACACCGACTCAGCACGATCCGCAACGCCAACCTGATCCTTGTGCTTGCGAATGGCGTTATCGCAGAAAGCGGAACGCACGAAGAGTTATTATCCCGGAACGGTATCTATGCTGGGCTGTATCACGTACAGTTCAACGCGGCATCAGAAACCGCAACGGAGATATCGTCTCCTATCGATCAGACGAGGAATATCGAATGTCCCGTACCCTAG
- a CDS encoding response regulator transcription factor — MKTENTICVLIAEDQTMLRGALAALLELEGDIHVVAQAADGREAQRLEREHHPDIVVTDIEMPQMTGLELAAHLKDTGSQSRVIILTTFARPGYLRRALDAGARGYLLKDRPASELAEAIRRVHSGLRAVDPALAAEAWSADADPLSDRERQILQRAGDGRSSADIAAELHLSEGTVRNYLSEAIAKLGAANRTDAARIARTRGWL, encoded by the coding sequence ATGAAGACTGAAAACACCATCTGCGTTCTAATTGCCGAAGATCAAACGATGCTCCGCGGAGCCCTCGCTGCTCTCCTCGAACTGGAAGGAGATATTCACGTCGTAGCTCAGGCAGCCGACGGCCGCGAAGCGCAACGCCTCGAACGCGAGCACCATCCCGACATCGTTGTCACCGACATTGAGATGCCGCAGATGACTGGTCTCGAACTTGCAGCTCATCTGAAAGACACAGGCTCGCAATCCCGCGTTATCATCCTCACCACCTTCGCGCGTCCCGGCTATCTCCGCCGCGCTCTCGACGCCGGTGCACGAGGCTACCTGCTCAAAGACCGTCCTGCGTCGGAACTTGCTGAAGCCATCCGTCGGGTCCACTCGGGTCTGCGTGCGGTCGATCCCGCACTCGCGGCTGAAGCATGGTCCGCAGATGCAGATCCACTCTCCGATCGCGAGCGGCAGATTCTGCAGAGAGCGGGCGATGGCCGTAGTTCTGCCGATATTGCCGCAGAGCTACATCTGTCCGAAGGAACCGTGCGTAACTACCTCTCGGAAGCCATCGCCAAATTGGGCGCCGCCAATCGGACTGACGCCGCCCGCATCGCCCGCACCCGTGGGTGGTTGTAA
- a CDS encoding sensor histidine kinase has translation MEDQKTKRPTMDNKAATFVWIAYSAFIFIDPVFNPSFRLWLGTLAVFLVFLVAFYRYAITCDQKLRYAMVAIIFSLGLITLPWNSGGITFFIYAAAFLPFVCDNAYLTFGFVALECVIMLAETYWLHSIGWRVSPISGWMGSLLTLIVGGSNYFFAKQRKSNVKLRMAQEEIEALAAVAERERIARDLHDVLGHTLSLIVLKSELAGRLIATNPQRATEEITEVERTARTALAEVREAIGGYRARGLAAEIEAARKTLNTAGVTLHVEAADSTETKLTATEESVLALALREAVTNIVRHAHAHTCRLRFVTSNGQRRFIIEDDGQHAEAREGNGLRGMRERVESLGGQLLLSRDTGTRLELQLPQ, from the coding sequence ATGGAAGATCAGAAGACCAAGCGACCAACGATGGACAATAAGGCAGCCACCTTCGTGTGGATAGCCTACAGCGCCTTTATTTTCATCGATCCTGTTTTCAACCCCAGCTTTCGTCTCTGGCTCGGAACACTCGCCGTCTTTCTGGTCTTCCTTGTCGCCTTCTACCGCTACGCAATCACATGCGATCAGAAGCTACGCTATGCGATGGTGGCTATCATCTTCTCCCTCGGCCTCATCACACTGCCGTGGAACTCAGGTGGCATCACCTTTTTCATCTACGCGGCTGCCTTTCTTCCTTTCGTTTGCGACAACGCCTACCTGACCTTCGGCTTCGTTGCTCTTGAGTGCGTCATTATGCTTGCCGAGACCTACTGGCTGCACTCTATCGGCTGGCGTGTCTCCCCAATCAGCGGCTGGATGGGTTCACTCCTCACACTCATCGTAGGCGGCAGCAATTATTTCTTCGCCAAGCAGCGCAAGTCCAACGTGAAACTTCGCATGGCGCAGGAAGAGATTGAAGCACTTGCCGCCGTCGCAGAACGCGAACGCATCGCGCGCGATCTGCACGATGTTCTTGGTCACACGCTCTCACTCATCGTGTTGAAAAGTGAACTAGCTGGACGCTTGATCGCCACCAATCCGCAGCGCGCCACGGAAGAAATCACTGAGGTGGAACGCACCGCTCGTACTGCCTTAGCCGAAGTGCGAGAAGCCATTGGAGGCTATCGCGCCCGCGGCCTGGCCGCGGAGATTGAAGCCGCCCGCAAGACCCTCAACACGGCAGGAGTCACACTTCATGTAGAAGCCGCCGATTCCACGGAAACCAAACTCACTGCAACCGAAGAAAGCGTCCTTGCATTGGCGTTACGTGAAGCCGTTACCAACATCGTTCGACATGCCCATGCACACACCTGCCGCCTGCGCTTTGTCACCAGCAACGGCCAGCGCCGCTTCATCATTGAAGACGACGGCCAACACGCTGAAGCGCGCGAAGGTAATGGCCTTCGCGGCATGCGAGAACGAGTGGAGTCACTTGGCGGCCAACTTCTTCTTAGCCGCGATACCGGTACGCGTCTCGAACTACAACTTCCCCAATGA